CCGCTCAAGGGTGTCGCCGGGCACGGCCAGCGTCAGGGCGATGAAGACCATCATCACCGCCATGCACCACTCGAACAGCCGCTCGCTGCTGTAGGGACCCGCCGGGTGGGACGGGTCCGCTTCGAAGAGCCCCATCGGAACCTCCCGGGTTCGTCACTTGCCCGCGCGCGGCAGGCTCGCCACCACGGGCGCCAGCGTGTTGTGCTCGTCGGCGCCGTCTTCGAGGTTGAGCTTCCGGAACACGATCTGGGCGAGCCCGGCCTGGCCGCCGGCCGCTTCGAGCGCCTTGGCTGGCGCCGCGTCCACCGCCCGCTGCACTGCCTTGGCGATCACGGCCGAGCCGACGTTGATCGACAGCTTGCCCTCCTTCACGGCGCCGGGCACCGCGTTGATGGCGTACTCGGTCACGGCGTTCGCCATCTGCTCCACCCGGCTCTGGGTGAGGAACAGGCGGCCCAGGGGTAGACCTTGCGGATGGCCTGGATCGCGTAGGCGGCGACCGCCGGAATCACGGCGGTGATGACGATCTCCTGCAGCAGGGAGATCCAGGGCGCGGCCGACAGGGTCACGCTGGTGGTGTCGGTGGCCGCGAGTTCGGCGGCGAAGGCGGGGGCGACGCACCCGAAGCCGACCCAGACGACCGCTACCAGCGCCGCCAGCAGCGCGAACCCGGGCCAGCGAGGAGCGCCCTCCAGCAGGTAGCGAACGCCCCAGGCGGCCATCGCGACGAAGATGGCGAACGAGACGGCGCTTGCTCCGAGCAGGATGAGGCCGAAGGCGAGGCCGTGGGCGGGGGTGCCGGTGGCGGGCAGGATCTCGGCGACCGGGATGGCGCCAGCCATGGCGGGAGAGCAGACGCAGGCGAGCGCCAGCGCCGCGAGGAGGATGCGGGGCATGATGGTGTCCTTGATGAGGAGCTTAGGAGGTAAGCTCGGGGGCAAAAGAGGGGAGCTCGGCCCGTAAAGAGGGGAGCTCGGCTCGGCTGGCCCGGCCGGCGCGGGTGAACTGCCCGGAAATCCCGGGAGGTTGGTCAGGCAGCCATCGCCTTGCCGCAGGTCGGGCACCTCGCCGGCGCCGCGGGTGCGGGCTCGGCCGACATGGCGACTGCCGCCTTGCGCACCTCCTCGACCCGCCGGCCCCAGCCCTTCCCGAACCGCGCCCAGGTCGATAGCTGCCGCAGGAACGCGAGCCGCCCATCGCACAGGGCGTCGATCAGGTCGGCGGGCGCGTGCTTCGCGACGGCCCCCAGGGTGATGTCGCCGAGCTTGCCGTCGTCGGCGACGTTGAGCGCCCGCTGCAGCCCGATCACCGCCCGCTTCTTCCCGCTGTTCACGGCGAAGTCGAACAGCGCGTAGGCCAGGCCGGGCGGCAGCTCGTCGGCCCGGACCGCGTCCCAGTAGTTCCGGCGGTAGATCGGCGCCACGGTCGCGACCGTCAGCGCCCGCACCTCCGCCTTTGTCGCTGGCCGGCCGAGCCACAGGCTCAGCGTGCCGATCGTCACCCCGAGGTTGGTGGCCCCGCCCGGGTCGGCCGGATCGTCCGACCATCCGCCCTCGTGTTTCAGGACGAGCGGCAGCGCCCGCTCGAATGTGCTCGCGGTCATCAGGATCTCCAGATTGTAGGAAGGGGTGCCGATTGAGTAGAGGGACCTGATCAGGCACGAACGGAGCGGCACGTGCGTAGGGCGATCAGGGGTGTGTTCGTGTCAGCGGCGGTGCTCGTCGCCACTGAGGTGCAGGCCGAGCCGGCGAGCAGCCTCAGGGATCTCGGCAGTCAGTATGAGGCCTGCACTCGCCTCAAGAGCGCTCCGCCCGGCACCGAAGGCTCCTGGGTCAGAGTGCGGTTCAGCGTTCGCCGCGATGGCAGCCTGTTCGGGCATCCCCGCATTGATGATTCCCGACTGGTCGGCGACGCCGATGCACAGCGCACATTCCGCGAGGCGGCGGTGGCCGAGTTTGCTCGATGCTTCCCTCTGCAGATCACAGAGGCCTTCGGGGGCGCTGTGGCCGGCAAGATCCTTCGCGCTCGCGTATCTGGGTGAGCGGCGCCCGCAGGGCTGCGCGATCCAGGTCCGCGGTCATCAGGATCTCCGGATTGTCAGGGCTTCGTCAGTTCGCTGCGGGGCCGCCAGCGGTCGAGCGCCAGCCCGAGCCATTCCGGAACACCGGCATCCCGGTCCCGGCGCCTACTGCCCGCGGGCGCGCCACGTCCACGGCTCGCCGGCATGGCTGGTCGTCGAGCCATTATTGTAGCGCGGGTATCCCGTGAAGCCGGTCAGGCTGGGCGTGCTGGTGCCGATCGTCTCCAGCACGCCCGAGCTCGTCGACACGCTCTGCATGGTGGCTTGCAAATCCCAGACCTTAACCCGGAAGGGGATCGGGAAGGTCACGGCCGGGTCGGCATCGCTCGATCCGACATAGCCCCACTGCTCGATCTCGCCGTCCGACCACACGCGATAGCCGGTCTGGCCGAGCTGCTGGCGCACGACGCGCCGGGGGTCGCTCGCCCGGCTCGTGCCGAGGGTCAGGTAGTGCGCAACACGGCCCCGCAGGCGCCCAGAGACGTCCGCATCGACCGTGTAGGGCCGCCCCGGGACCTCGTAGTAGCCGTAGCGCGGCAAATTGCTTTGGCTCGAATACGACCGCACATTCTCGATACTGAGATCGTCGATGGTCTCGAACAGGGGATCTACGCGAATGACATCGGCAAGGCTGGAAGAGGACGTGTAGCCGATGTCCTTGAATTGCAGGCCGTTGACGATGACGTGATTGCGCGTGATGTACATGGCGGCGTCCGAGGACCCCTTGACCAGGCCACCGCTGACGACGGCGCCGCCTGCGATCCAAAAACCGTAACCATCCTGGTAGTAGGCGTCGCAGCCGTAGAAGTTGAACTCGTTGGTCCCCGTGTAGAACGCCGCGCCAAGTCCCGTTCCGCCCCGGGGATTTTCGAACGCGAGACACCCGATCGCCTGCCCCGAAGCACCGCCGCCGTCGTCGGCCGTCACCGCCCCGCGGGACCCGCGATCGATGTGGCCGCGCACCAGGAGGTTGGCGCCGGAGACGTTGTTGACGCCCGATCCGATCTGGCCGGGCCCGCCGGCATCGGCCCGGTGATTGCCGACGCCGCAGTTGTAGGTGCGGCAGCCGGCGATGTCGACGTCGGCCGGGCTGCCGGCCGCCCCTCCGGTCCCGTAGGGCTTGGAGAGGACGGCGATGCCGTTGTCCCAGGCGTCATAGACGTAGAGGTCGCGCAGGTGCGAGCGGTCCCCGCAGACGAGGATCGCGCTGCCGTAGGGGACAGAGTAAAGCCCGCCGTCGCCGATCACCGGATTGACTTTGTCGG
This is a stretch of genomic DNA from Methylobacterium sp. 17Sr1-1. It encodes these proteins:
- a CDS encoding glycoside hydrolase family 108 protein, yielding MTASTFERALPLVLKHEGGWSDDPADPGGATNLGVTIGTLSLWLGRPATKAEVRALTVATVAPIYRRNYWDAVRADELPPGLAYALFDFAVNSGKKRAVIGLQRALNVADDGKLGDITLGAVAKHAPADLIDALCDGRLAFLRQLSTWARFGKGWGRRVEEVRKAAVAMSAEPAPAAPARCPTCGKAMAA